The proteins below come from a single Diadema setosum chromosome 21, eeDiaSeto1, whole genome shotgun sequence genomic window:
- the LOC140244809 gene encoding uncharacterized protein, whose product MGLLLLTELPVDLAEWTAIIRKRTSSSIDTTDYDDYAFDVQSLAKRFDDLAFGATTNLSGLVDEVMHESALSCLRRSVVNLDKDILHLNIQEYLGGIARVQNDDNRVLYKMQHAQLYGAPKCVIRIAKYCSTRCSHFVGNFSTEWLRFSCPGVTSCQVETRFVSHLTSGIMSSTDILIIVGSLHERLHLDELMASRPPGQLWMFYSRESPQHDPEYAPPQGIPNPYNLTMTYMPESDMYFPYCHYNKKTESRFPPLQKKTKLMAWMASNCHRLSWRRNEIVEKLQNYLPIDTYGKCGTLGKLNEKEARETLAQYKFYLSLENSECQDYITEKMWRTSLPNGIVPIVYGASRKDYERIAPPNSFIHLEDFTSMKEFVDYIRALDADDERYNEFFAWRERGAVECHSARFFIMMRPEVNFCFLLRKVVHLHKKPETSWQRKVPDFKSWWTNQCSNTSQEKKVLGFDVHQPKIKRTKSRVQASHNES is encoded by the coding sequence ATGGGTCTTCTCCTACTCACCGAGCTTCCGGTGGATCTCGCCGAATGGACAGCCATCATCAGAAAGCGAACTTCCTCGTCGATTGACACTACCGACTACGATGATTACGCGTTCGACGTGCAGTCTCTTGCCAAACGCTTCGACGATCTGGCGTTCGGAGCGACCACCAACTTGTCGGGCCTGGTGGACGAGGTCATGCACGAGTCTGCCTTATCGTGTCTCAGAAGGAGTGTCGTGAATCTTGACAAGGATATACTTCACTTAAACATTCAGGAATACCTGGGCGGAATAGCTCGAGTGCAGAATGACGACAACCGGGTGCTGTACAAGATGCAGCATGCCCAACTGTACGGCGCGCCAAAATGCGTCATTCGCATCGCCAAGTATTGCTCTACGCGCTGCAGTCACTTCGTCGGAAATTTTTCCACAGAGTGGCTCCGGTTTAGCTGTCCTGGTGTGACGTCATGTCAAGTGGAAACGCGCTTCGTGAGTCATCTCACCTCGGGTATCATGTCTTCGACGGACATACTCATCATCGTTGGTTCCCTACACGAAAGACTTCATCTGGACGAGCTCATGGCAAGCCGACCCCCAGGTCAGCTCTGGATGTTCTACTCAAGGGAAAGCCCCCAACACGATCCCGAGTACGCTCCTCCTCAGGGAATCCCGAATCCATATAATCTCACTATGACCTATATGCCAGAATCTGATATGTACTTTCCCTATTGTCATTACAACAAGAAGACAGAAAGCCGTTTTCCACCACTACAAAAGAAGACCAAGTTGATGGCGTGGATGGCTTCAAATTGTCATCGTCTGTCATGGAGGCGGAACGAGATTGTTGAAAAGCTGCAGAATTACTTGCCGATAGACACGTACGGAAAGTGTGGGACGCTCGGCAAACTAAATGAAAAGGAAGCGCGGGAAACACTAGCGCAATACAAGTTTTATTTGTCGCTGGAGAATAGCGAGTGTCAAGACTACATCACTGAGAAGATGTGGCGCACGAGCCTGCCGAATGGTATCGTTCCGATTGTTTATGGCGCCAGCCGCAAGGACTACGAGAGAATAGCACCGCCAAATTCCTTTATTCATCTAGAAGATTTTACTTCAATGAAGGAATTTGTAGATTACATACGCGCTCTGGACGCGGATGATGAGCGCTACAACGAGTTCTTCGCGTGGAGGGAGCGCGGTGCAGTGGAGTGCCATTCAGCCCGGTTTTTCATCATGATGCGGCCAGAAGTGAATTTCTGTTTTCTCTTGAGGAAAGTGGTCCATCTGCACAAGAAGCCGGAGACTTCCTGGCAGCGGAAGGTTCCGGACTTCAAGAGCTGGTGGACTAACCAATGTAGTAACACTAGCCAAGAGAAAAAGGTGCTTGGATTTGACGTCCatcaaccaaaaataaagagaacgAAGAGTCGAGTCCAGGCAAGCCACAATGAATCATAA